A genome region from Triticum aestivum cultivar Chinese Spring chromosome 2B, IWGSC CS RefSeq v2.1, whole genome shotgun sequence includes the following:
- the LOC123040887 gene encoding cysteine-rich receptor-like protein kinase 6, which translates to MHHPWPVPDSPYRRKLPGRLRPKHLYLPTARRLGLAFGNATRFVCSVLLRCYKHHHRQLPPIPSHQRAHGPRPAMASSGPPFLLLLLVVVLVAVAAASEERPRVIPTLLQCHPAQAQATANASSAKNATAFQANAMSLLAKLPSAAAPTGFASLRSAGVVGRDVAFVRGLCFGYATPSQCRECLAAAAKKLADACGARGRRAGVWMDACFASYADANPSSPNYDGFRARVISGADALITSTSYELQSLADLAWRMGPVAATNAGMQVAVDWTAAASDYSKNSTVRVLAQCARDRTPAECAWCVQYSARVAETCEWSWCPR; encoded by the coding sequence ATGCATCATCCATGGCCAGTTCCGGACTCGCCGTACCGGAGGAAGCTACCCGGAAGGCTCCGGCCAAAGCACCTCTATTTGCCCACGGCTCGGCGCCTCGGCCTTGCCTTTGGGAACGCTACGCGTTTCGTCTGCTCAGTCCTCCTGCGCTGCTACAAGCACCACCATCGCCAGTTGCCACCCATCCCATCCCACCAGCGCGCGCACGGACCGAGGCCGGCAATGGCGAGCTCGGGgcctcccttcctcctcctcctcctcgtcgtcgtcctcgtcgccgtcgcgGCGGCCTCGGAGGAGCGCCCGCGCGTCATCCCCACTTTGCTCCAGTGCCACCCGGCGCAGGCGCAGGCAACCGCCAACGCCAGCAGCGCCAAGAACGCCACGGCGTTCCAAGCCAACGCGATGTCCCTCCTCGCCAAgctcccctccgccgccgcgcccacgGGCTTCGCGTCCCTGCGCTCCGCCGGAGTGGTCGGACGCGACGTCGCGTTCGTCCGCGGGCTCTGCTTCGGGTACGCCACGCCGTCCCAGTGCCGCGAGTGCCTGGCCGCCGCGGCCAAGAAGCTCGCCGACGCCTGCGGCGCCCGCGGCCGGCGCGCCGGCGTCTGGATGGACGCCTGCTTCGCGTCCTACGCCGACGCGAACCCCTCCTCGCCCAACTACGACGGCTTCCGCGCGCGCGTCATCTCCGGCGCAGACGCGCTCATCACAAGCACCTCCTACGAGCTGCAGAGCCTCGCCGACCTGGCCTGGCGCATGGGGCCGGTGGCGGCCACCAACGCGGGGATGCAGGTGGCCGTGGACTGGACGGCCGCGGCGAGCGACTACAGCAAGAACAGCACGGTGCGCGTTCTGGCGCAGTGCGCGCGGGACCGCACGCCGGCGGAGTGCGCCTGGTGCGTCCAGTACTCGGCGCGGGTGGCGGAGACCTGCGAGTGGTCCTGGTGCCCCCGGTAG